The following proteins come from a genomic window of Acinonyx jubatus isolate Ajub_Pintada_27869175 chromosome C1, VMU_Ajub_asm_v1.0, whole genome shotgun sequence:
- the ICMT gene encoding protein-S-isoprenylcysteine O-methyltransferase, with protein MAGCAARAPPGSEARLSLATFLLGASVLALPLLTRAGLQGRTGLALYVAGLNALLLLLYRPPRYQIAIRACFLGFVFGCGMLLSFSQSSWSHFGWYMCSLSLFHYSEYLVTAVNNPKSLSLDSFLLNHSLEYTVAALSSWIEFTLENIFWPELKQITWLSALGLLMVVFGECLRKAAMFTAGSNFNHVVQNEKSETHTLVTSGVYAWFRHPSYVGWFYWSIGTQVMLCNPICGVGYALTVWRFFRDRTEEEEISLIHFFGDEYLEYKKRVPTGLPFIKGVKVEL; from the exons ATGGCGGGCTGCGCGGCGCGGGCTCCGCCGGGCTCCGAGGCGCGCCTCAGCCTGGCCACCTTCCTGCTGGGCGCCTCGGTGCTCGCGCTGCCGCTGCTCACGCGCGCCGGCCTGCAGGGCCGCACCGGGCTGGCGCTCTACGTGGCTGGGCTCAACGcgttgctgctgctgctctacCGGCCGCCGCGCTACCAG ATAGCCATCCGAGCTTGCTTCCTTGGCTTTGTGTTCGGCTGCGGCATGTTGCTAAGTTTTAGCCAGTCTTCTTGGAGTCACTTTGGCTG gtatATGTGCTCCTTGTCACTATTCCATTATTCTGAATATTTGGTCACAGCAGTCAATAACCCCAAAAGTCTGTccttggattcctttctcctgAATCACAGTCTGGAGTACACAGTAGCCGCTCTTTCTTCTTGGATAGAGTTCACACTCGAAAATATCTTTTGGCCAG AACTGAAGCAGATCACCTGGCTCAGTGCCTTGGGGTTGCTGATGGTGGTCTTTGGAGAATGTCTGAGGAAAGCGGCCATGTTCACAGCTGGTTCCAATTTCAATCACGTGGTGCAGAATGAAAAATCAGAGACTCATACCCTGGTGACAAGCGGAGTGTATGCTTGGTTTCGGCATCCTTCTTACGTCGGGTGGTTTTACTGGAGCATTGGAACCCAG GTGATGCTGTGCAACCCCATCTGTGGCGTCGGCTACGCTCTGACGGTGTGGCGATTCTTCCGAGATCGGACAGAAGAAGAGGAGATCTCATTAATTCACTTTTTTGGAGACGAGTACCTGGAGTATAAGAAGCGGGTGCCCACAGGCCTGCCTTTTATAAAAGGGGTCAAGGTGGAGCTATAA
- the HES3 gene encoding transcription factor HES-3: MEKKRRARINVSLEQLKSLLEKHYSHQIRKRKLEKADILELSVKYMKSLQNSAQGLWRVPSGAEFPSGFRSCLPGVSQLLVRGEDGGGGLRCPLALERAGGSTMDSASPSPEAPAPLGSCVPAIWAPAPAIGASRSQPPRLLFPGGLPGPSSSVPGPQPAPRRCAESPGPGLGVWRPW, encoded by the exons ATGGAGAAGAAGCGACGGGCACGCATCAATGTATCGCTGGAGCAGCTGAAGTCGTTGCTGGAAAAACACTACTCCCACCAG ATCCGGAAACGCAAGTTGGAGAAGGCGGATATACTGGAGCTGAGCGTCAAGTACATGAAAAGCCTTCAGAACTCGGCTCAAG ggctcTGGCGGGTCCCCAGCGGAGCCGAGTTCCCTTCTGGCTTCCGCAGCTGTCTGCCGGGAGTTAGCCAGCTTCTGGTGCGCGGAGAGGACGGCGGCGGCGGCCTGCGCTGCCCCCTGGCGCTTGAGCGCGCAGGTGGCAGCACCATGGACAGCGCCAGCCCGAGCCCGGAGGCGCCCGCGCCGCTTGGCTCCTGCGTCCCTGCCATTTGGGCCCCTGCTCCAGCCATCGGCGCCTCGAGGTCCCAGCCACCCCGGCTCCTCTTCCCTGGAGGTCTCCCCGGCCCGTCCTCCAGCGTCCCGGGGCCGCAGCCGGCCCCTCGCCGCTGCGCCGAGAGCCCGGGGCCGGGTCTGGGGGTTTGGCGGCCCTGGTGA
- the GPR153 gene encoding probable G-protein coupled receptor 153, translated as MSDERRLPGSAVGWLACGGLSLLANAWGILSVGAKQKKWKPLEFLLCTLAATHMLNVAVPITTYAVVQLRRQRPDYEWNEGLCKVFVSTFYTLTLATCFSVTSLSYHRMWMVRWPVNYRLSNAKKQAVHTVMGIWMVSFILSALPAVGWHDTAERFYTHGCRFIVAEIGLGFGVCFLLLVGGSVAMGVVCTAIALFQTLAVQVGPRAGRRAFTVPTIVVEDAQGKRRSSIDGSEPAKTSLQITGLVATIVIIYDCLMGFPVLVVSFSSLRADASAPWMALCVLWCSVAQALLLPAFLWACDRYRADLKAVWEKCVALMANDEDSDDDTSLEGGIPPDLVLEHSLDYSYGGDFVALDRMAKYELSALEGGLPQFYPLRPLQEDKTQYLQVPPTRRFSHDDAEVWAAVPLPAFLPRWGSGEDLAALVLPSGSDRRRGSMLAFAEDAPPFRPRRRSAESLLSLRPPAPDGGPRRARDSPPGSPRLRPGPGARSASASLLPDAFALTAFESEPQALRRPPAPQGPLLDGAQPGEDAAPPGGGGAQRSPGPRPAVHARAGPLRTGLSASWGEPGGLRAAGDGGGGGSTSSFLSSPSESSGYVTLHSDSLGSAS; from the exons ATGAGTGATGAGCGGCGGCTGCCTGGCAGTGCGGTGGGCTGGCTGGCATGCGGAGGCCTCTCCCTGCTGGCCAATGCCTGGGGCATCCTGAGTGTGGGTGCCAAACAGAAGAAGTGGAAGCCGCTGGAGTTTCTGCTGTGTACGCTCGCGGCCACCCACATGCTCAACGTCGCGGTGCCCATCACCACGTACGCCGTGGTGCAGCTGCGGCGGCAGCGCCCCGACTATGAGTGGAACGAGGGCCTCTGCAAGGTCTTTGTCTCCACCTTCTACACCCTCACCCTGGCCACCTGCTTCTCCGTCACCTCCCTCTCCTACCACCGCATGTGGATGGTCCGCTGGCCGGTCAACTACCG gctgAGCAACGCCAAGAAACAGGCAGTGCACACGGTCATGGGCATCTGGATGGTGTCCTTCATCCTGTCAGCCCTGCCTGCCGTCGGCTGGCACGACACGGCTGAGCGCTTCTACACCCACGGCTGCCGCTTCATCGTGGCAGAGATCGGCCTGGGCTTCGGCGTCTGTTTCCTGCTCTTGGTGGGCGGCAGCGTGGCCATGGGTGTGGTCTGCACAGCCATCGCCCTCTTCCAGACACTGGCTGTGCAGGTGGGGCCGCGGGCCGGCCGCCGCGCCTTCACCGTGCCCACCATCGTGGTGGAGGACGCCCAGGGCAAGCGCCGCTCCTCCATCGACGGCTCTGAGCCCGCCAAAACCTCGCTGCAGATCACGGGCCTGGTGGCCACCATCGTCATCATCTACGACTGCCTCATGGGCTTCCCCGTGCTG GTGGTGAGCTTCAGCAGCCTTCGGGCGGACGCCTCGGCGCCCTGGATGGCGCTGTGTGTGCTGTGGTGCTCCGTGGCCCAGGCGCTCCTGCTGCCCGCGTTCCTCTGGGCCTGCGACCGTTACCGCGCCGACCTCAAGGCCGTCTGGGAAAAGTGCGTGGCCCTCATGGCTAACGACGAGGACTCGGACGATG ATACCAGCCTGGAGGGTGGCATCCCCCCGGACCTGGTGCTGGAGCACTCTCTCGACTACAGCTATGGAGGTGACTTTGTGGCCCTGGACAGGATGGCTAAGTATGAGCTCTCTGCCCTGGAGGGGGGCCTGCCCCAGTTCTACCCGCTGCGGCCCTTGCAGGAGGACAAGACACAGTACCTGCAG GTCCCGCCCACGCGACGCTTCTCCCACGACGACGCCGAAGTGTGGGCCGCCGTCCCGCTGCCCGCCTTCCTGCCGCGCTGGGGCTCGGGCGAGGACCTGGCCGCCCTGGTGCTGCCCTCTGGGTCTGACCGGCGCCGCGGCAGCATGCTGGCCTTCGCGGAGGACGCGCCCCCGTTCCGCCCGCGCCGCCGCTCGGCCGAGAGCCTGCTGTCGctgcgcccccccgcccccgacggCGGCCCGCGCCGCGCCCGCGACTCGCCCCCCGGCAGCCCTCGCCTCCGCCCCGGGCCCGGCGCCCGCTCCGCCTCGGCCTCGCTGCTGCCCGACGCCTTCGCGCTGACCGCCTTCGAGAGCGAGCCGCAGGCCCtgcgccgcccgcccgccccgcagGGGCCCCTCCTGGACGGCGCCCAGCCCGGCGAAGACGCGGCGCCccctggcggcggcggcgcgcagCGGAGCCCCGGGCCGCGCCCGGCCGTGCACGCGCGCGCGGGGCCCCTGCGGACCGGCCTGAGCGCGTCGTGGGGCGAGCCCGGGGGCCTGCGCGCGGCGGgggacggcggcggcggcggcagcaccAGCAGCTTCCTGAGCTCGCCCTCCGAGTCCTCGGGTTACGTCACGCTGCACTCGGACTCGCTGGGCTCCGCGTCCTAG